The following proteins are co-located in the Leptospira weilii genome:
- the xerC gene encoding tyrosine recombinase XerC, with product MSDYPFQFPKFPSSFLNETAEKFINYLKIEKNYSQNTINAYSIDLKFFFEFCEKEQLDILQIEPIDIRSYFAYLAKEQDLDRRSQSRKLSSLRTFYKVLLRDDQIESNPATQISFPKVRKEVPKNFRINETEEILEFEAEKTSEILEIRDKAMIEVLYSSGLRVFELVNAKLSSLSKDLTVLKVLGKGQKERFVYFGKEAVDSLRKYLEYRNVSFPDVKEIFLNQKGKKLTTRGVRYILNERRKKMGWEKKITPHKFRHTFATDLLDAGADIRAVQELLGHSSLSTTQIYLSVSKEKIKEVYRKAHPHAKK from the coding sequence TTGAGCGATTATCCTTTCCAATTTCCTAAATTTCCTTCCTCGTTTCTCAATGAAACTGCGGAAAAGTTTATAAACTACTTAAAAATTGAAAAGAATTATTCGCAAAATACGATCAACGCTTATAGTATCGATTTGAAATTCTTCTTCGAATTTTGCGAAAAAGAGCAGCTCGATATACTTCAGATCGAACCGATCGATATCCGGTCTTACTTCGCTTATCTTGCAAAAGAGCAGGATCTCGATCGCAGATCTCAAAGTAGGAAATTATCCTCTCTTAGAACCTTTTATAAAGTTCTCCTCCGAGACGATCAGATCGAATCCAATCCTGCTACGCAGATTAGTTTCCCGAAAGTCAGGAAAGAAGTTCCTAAAAATTTCAGAATTAATGAAACCGAAGAGATTTTGGAATTCGAAGCGGAAAAAACTTCCGAGATTTTGGAGATTAGAGACAAGGCTATGATCGAAGTTTTATACTCTTCCGGTCTTCGGGTATTCGAGCTTGTGAATGCAAAACTAAGCTCCCTTTCCAAAGATCTAACAGTTCTTAAAGTTCTCGGAAAGGGACAAAAGGAAAGATTTGTGTATTTCGGTAAGGAAGCCGTTGATTCTTTGCGGAAATATTTGGAATATAGAAACGTTTCTTTTCCGGACGTGAAAGAAATTTTTCTGAATCAAAAAGGAAAGAAACTGACGACTCGAGGCGTGCGTTATATTTTGAATGAGAGAAGAAAAAAGATGGGTTGGGAAAAGAAAATCACACCCCATAAATTCAGACATACCTTTGCGACCGATCTACTTGATGCAGGGGCAGATATCAGAGCGGTCCAGGAATTACTTGGACATTCTTCTCTTTCCACAACTCAGATCTATTTGAGCGTAAGTAAGGAAAAAATCAAAGAAGTTTATAGAAAGGCCCATCCTCATGCCAAAAAATAA
- a CDS encoding exodeoxyribonuclease VII small subunit, with product MAEARSKISFEDALVELEQIAEKLERQDFSLEESLKAYERGMELKKICRGILDSAEGKIEALTKDESKKTNKTGFRTESKTTSQTSSDLEEDLF from the coding sequence ATGGCGGAAGCAAGATCAAAAATTTCATTTGAAGACGCTCTGGTTGAGCTCGAGCAAATCGCAGAAAAATTGGAACGTCAAGATTTCAGTTTGGAAGAATCTCTCAAGGCATATGAAAGAGGGATGGAACTTAAAAAAATCTGCCGGGGAATTTTGGATTCTGCAGAAGGAAAGATAGAAGCACTTACCAAGGACGAATCGAAAAAGACAAACAAAACCGGTTTTCGGACAGAGTCCAAAACGACATCCCAAACTTCCTCTGATTTAGAAGAAGATCTCTTTTAA
- a CDS encoding phosphatase domain-containing protein, with product MSERLESKVETAKLVDKKRIAICGGTLGRENRYYVRGQVVDAGITEKMKDDSRWDLLSGLFEGQEYEITPFLDYGLEPVRKPILIAEIWDESGNLLHQSPEIKGDDGGFFFHEFTKPLNPGKYTFQIHLRKLDSYRQFTKDIAYLNQKGKSEISGQSLIGKGKLRILPEDFSGYVTTSDIDQTYLATDIHSNKGKLSTLFETPQQKLPLPGMPALYREIRMATDDSPLCFISASPHFFRRTLLTTIRNHSIVTESLHLKYLEGTIKGIFEKFWDSVTHPAKFITDGILGSMERIRKFAGASFQSLFDQMSYKLTILLRDRLYLPTNAKEILIGDNTESDYLIFILYQYILCGKMQGKELEDYLYHLNFLGRDAITRDAAKLIRELGEENRKIHGDLNSVFLVLINKTAHGPDEEEIHWNVQSALPAGIDPFKQKEVRPYVLTEGAPGFAVVLQDNGILDTSAVFRIVAEMTGEWMEGKVIDPPTLMEWIRNLTLPGDYQSEKDLILEGLKKALEKEEIS from the coding sequence TTGAGCGAACGACTAGAATCCAAAGTGGAAACGGCTAAGTTAGTGGATAAAAAAAGAATCGCCATCTGTGGTGGCACACTCGGACGCGAAAATCGATATTACGTTCGGGGCCAGGTTGTAGACGCAGGAATCACCGAGAAAATGAAAGATGATTCCCGTTGGGATTTGTTGAGCGGTCTTTTTGAAGGTCAGGAATACGAAATTACTCCGTTTTTGGACTATGGTCTTGAGCCGGTTCGAAAACCGATTCTAATCGCCGAAATCTGGGACGAATCCGGAAATCTATTGCACCAGTCTCCGGAAATCAAAGGTGATGATGGGGGATTTTTCTTTCACGAATTCACCAAACCGTTAAATCCCGGAAAGTATACGTTTCAGATTCATCTTAGAAAATTGGATTCTTACAGACAGTTCACAAAGGATATCGCCTATCTCAATCAGAAGGGTAAAAGCGAAATTTCCGGACAATCCTTAATTGGAAAAGGAAAACTGAGAATTCTTCCCGAAGACTTCAGCGGCTATGTAACGACTTCGGATATAGATCAAACCTATCTCGCTACGGACATTCATTCCAACAAAGGAAAACTTTCCACGTTATTCGAAACACCGCAACAAAAACTACCTCTTCCCGGAATGCCCGCGCTTTACAGAGAAATTCGGATGGCTACGGACGATTCCCCTCTTTGTTTTATTTCTGCAAGTCCCCATTTTTTCAGAAGAACCTTACTGACCACGATTCGAAATCATTCCATAGTCACAGAATCTTTACATCTTAAATATCTGGAAGGAACGATCAAAGGAATCTTCGAAAAATTCTGGGATTCCGTAACTCATCCCGCCAAGTTTATCACAGACGGAATTTTGGGTTCCATGGAAAGAATTCGAAAATTTGCCGGAGCCTCTTTTCAGAGTCTTTTCGATCAGATGAGTTACAAACTTACGATCTTGCTTAGGGATAGATTGTATCTTCCCACAAATGCCAAAGAAATTTTGATCGGAGACAACACGGAAAGTGATTATCTCATTTTCATCCTTTATCAGTATATTCTCTGCGGAAAAATGCAAGGAAAAGAACTGGAAGATTATTTGTATCACTTAAACTTTTTAGGAAGAGACGCGATCACGAGAGACGCCGCAAAATTGATCCGTGAATTAGGAGAAGAAAATCGCAAAATTCACGGAGACTTAAATTCTGTGTTCCTAGTTCTCATCAACAAAACGGCCCACGGACCTGACGAAGAGGAAATACACTGGAATGTACAAAGCGCACTTCCGGCCGGAATCGATCCTTTCAAACAAAAAGAGGTTCGTCCGTACGTTCTGACAGAAGGCGCACCCGGCTTTGCCGTAGTACTTCAGGATAATGGAATATTAGATACTTCCGCCGTATTTAGAATCGTAGCAGAAATGACGGGAGAATGGATGGAAGGTAAGGTAATCGATCCGCCGACTTTGATGGAATGGATTCGAAATTTAACTCTTCCGGGAGACTATCAGAGTGAAAAGGATCTCATTTTAGAGGGGCTCAAAAAAGCTCTGGAAAAGGAAGAAATTTCCTAA
- a CDS encoding Smr/MutS family protein: MKKKSAKSGYSGAKTIYIRKLRFEEAQRKLEKEIQEAFLAGETFIEVVHGIGEGILKKLTLETIRTHDFLKEVDYSQFGISNPGSTLVEVLGPDKDTLKRYLK, translated from the coding sequence ATGAAAAAAAAATCCGCCAAATCCGGGTATTCGGGAGCAAAAACGATCTATATCCGAAAGCTCAGATTTGAAGAAGCGCAAAGGAAACTCGAAAAAGAAATTCAAGAAGCTTTTTTAGCCGGAGAAACTTTTATCGAAGTCGTTCACGGAATCGGAGAAGGAATTCTCAAAAAATTGACCCTGGAAACGATTCGGACTCACGATTTTTTAAAGGAAGTCGACTATTCCCAGTTTGGAATTTCCAATCCCGGCTCTACGTTGGTCGAAGTATTAGGTCCCGATAAGGACACTCTCAAAAGGTATCTCAAATGA
- the hslV gene encoding ATP-dependent protease subunit HslV: MPKNKIRSTTILCVRKNGKVAIGGDGQVSMGNTVMKNTAKKIRRLYDGKILSGFAGSAADAFTLFELFERKVQEFGGSISRSAVELAREWRTDRMLRKLEALLIVADKEESFLISGTGDVISPDEGVIAIGSGGNYALAAAKALYDHTDLSAREIVESSMKIAANICIYTNDHITLEEIL, from the coding sequence ATGCCAAAAAATAAAATTCGTTCCACAACCATTCTTTGTGTGCGTAAAAACGGAAAAGTCGCCATCGGTGGCGACGGTCAGGTTTCTATGGGAAATACCGTCATGAAAAACACCGCAAAAAAAATCAGAAGGCTTTACGACGGGAAAATTCTTTCCGGTTTTGCGGGTTCGGCTGCGGATGCGTTCACTCTCTTTGAACTTTTTGAAAGGAAGGTTCAAGAATTCGGAGGAAGTATTTCCAGAAGCGCCGTGGAACTTGCAAGAGAATGGAGAACAGATCGAATGCTTCGAAAGTTGGAAGCGCTTTTAATCGTCGCGGATAAGGAAGAATCCTTTTTGATTTCGGGAACCGGAGATGTAATTTCACCCGACGAAGGAGTGATTGCGATTGGTTCCGGAGGTAACTATGCCTTAGCCGCGGCTAAGGCTCTTTACGATCATACGGATTTGTCTGCGAGAGAAATCGTAGAGTCATCCATGAAGATCGCAGCAAACATTTGTATTTATACGAATGATCATATTACTCTAGAAGAAATTCTTTAA
- a CDS encoding DedA family protein, which yields MTFQETLIQILNRFSEADPIFLWLFFAFSNFAENVFPPWPGDTITVFGGFLVARNLDSFGWSELITSTLAGNLLGAWVMYRFGQIFLYWAREKEFAFKDSIYDEKSIEKTLSWFQKNSVLVVLFSRFSAGIRFFVSIVAGMVKMNPILFFGCFSVAVILWCGSLIVSGFYLGSHWEYVLGFLEIYNKVVIALIVLIAILFYWHRKQKTVKIN from the coding sequence ATGACTTTTCAGGAAACTTTGATCCAAATTCTAAACCGCTTCTCCGAAGCGGACCCGATTTTCCTCTGGCTTTTTTTTGCATTTTCCAATTTCGCAGAAAACGTTTTTCCTCCTTGGCCGGGAGATACGATCACTGTGTTCGGGGGATTTTTGGTTGCGAGAAATTTAGATTCATTCGGTTGGTCGGAACTGATTACAAGCACCTTAGCGGGAAATTTGTTAGGGGCCTGGGTCATGTATCGTTTCGGGCAAATTTTTTTGTACTGGGCCAGGGAAAAAGAATTTGCGTTTAAGGATTCTATTTACGATGAAAAATCCATTGAAAAAACCTTATCTTGGTTTCAGAAGAATTCCGTTTTAGTCGTTCTATTTAGCCGATTCTCGGCGGGGATTCGGTTTTTTGTTTCGATCGTCGCGGGAATGGTAAAAATGAATCCGATCCTTTTTTTCGGATGTTTTAGCGTGGCTGTTATTCTTTGGTGTGGAAGTTTAATCGTCTCCGGTTTTTATTTGGGCTCTCATTGGGAATACGTTTTGGGCTTTTTGGAAATTTATAATAAAGTCGTCATCGCATTGATTGTTCTCATTGCAATTTTGTTTTACTGGCATCGAAAACAAAAAACGGTTAAAATAAACTGA
- the pth gene encoding aminoacyl-tRNA hydrolase, producing MANLKLLLVGIGNPGQKYAYNRHNIGFVILDSLLDSSSGSYQTNSKYSLARTDEEGVTIFYLKPLEFMNLSGKAVAEIAKKNGISPENILVIHDEIDFEFGKLKLKGGGGHAGHNGLRNIVERLGTNTFFRLRFGVGKPSTASEVSDYVLSNFFPEEREKIPELVQVSLQKISDWVRERKNEFQKLSDIQ from the coding sequence ATGGCAAACTTAAAACTTTTACTGGTGGGTATCGGAAACCCTGGCCAAAAATACGCCTATAATCGGCATAACATCGGTTTTGTGATTTTAGATTCTCTTTTGGATTCTTCTTCTGGAAGTTACCAGACGAACTCCAAGTATTCGCTTGCAAGAACCGACGAAGAAGGAGTTACAATTTTCTATCTGAAACCTCTCGAATTTATGAATCTTTCCGGAAAGGCGGTCGCCGAAATCGCGAAGAAAAACGGGATTTCTCCGGAGAACATCTTAGTCATTCACGATGAAATCGATTTTGAATTCGGAAAGCTAAAACTCAAAGGAGGAGGGGGACATGCCGGACATAATGGCTTGCGAAATATCGTGGAAAGACTCGGAACAAACACATTCTTCCGACTTAGATTCGGTGTTGGAAAACCGTCCACGGCATCGGAAGTTTCGGATTATGTACTCTCTAATTTTTTCCCCGAAGAAAGGGAAAAAATTCCGGAATTAGTCCAAGTGTCTTTGCAAAAAATCTCCGATTGGGTTCGAGAAAGAAAAAACGAATTTCAAAAACTTTCCGATATTCAGTAA
- a CDS encoding AI-2E family transporter yields MMEPIHINPEPGKYTFLIFFSILFVFTIGIFFLVFRPYLYSSLMALILYLATRRPHKLLKEYLGEKFQWLVPWIMISLVSMIVLVPSYFVIRTLIGEALSILFKLRISLSEDKIIETLMNFAMLTDFITDNEFFWVKVPEIYGEFAENYVDILNLDSIYGILSNASSFILGNIELPTGILMNLFFALLVLFFLYQDGKKVERFILDNLPFSKQLEEQVGRKVTSAVQTVIRGNLIISILQGAAVYILLLIAGISSPFLYASLASFFSIIPVVGTSVVWLPIGLYILFLENNPMMAFFFMGNALFFYLALENFVKPRMLDKKLQAHPLLIFLSLIGGIKEFGIMGLVLGPVVVTLVVILWDFWKLYRKELILSKGHR; encoded by the coding sequence ATCATGGAACCAATTCACATCAACCCGGAACCCGGAAAATATACATTTCTCATTTTTTTTTCGATCTTATTCGTCTTTACGATTGGAATTTTCTTTTTGGTATTTAGACCCTATCTCTATTCCTCTTTGATGGCTCTGATTTTGTATCTCGCAACCCGAAGACCGCATAAACTATTAAAAGAATATTTAGGGGAGAAGTTTCAATGGCTTGTTCCTTGGATTATGATTTCCCTCGTTTCTATGATCGTACTCGTTCCATCTTATTTCGTAATTCGTACGTTGATCGGAGAAGCGCTTTCCATTCTTTTTAAACTGAGAATTTCGTTAAGCGAAGATAAGATTATCGAAACCCTGATGAATTTTGCGATGCTTACGGATTTTATCACGGATAACGAATTCTTTTGGGTAAAAGTTCCCGAAATCTACGGAGAATTCGCTGAAAATTATGTGGATATTCTCAACTTGGACAGCATCTACGGAATTCTAAGTAACGCGTCTTCTTTTATTTTAGGAAACATAGAACTACCGACCGGAATTTTAATGAATTTATTCTTCGCACTTTTAGTATTATTCTTTCTTTATCAAGATGGAAAAAAAGTAGAACGATTCATTTTGGATAATCTCCCCTTTTCCAAACAGTTGGAAGAACAGGTTGGAAGAAAAGTAACCTCCGCTGTTCAAACTGTAATCCGAGGAAATCTCATTATATCTATTTTGCAAGGAGCGGCTGTTTATATTCTTCTTCTGATCGCGGGAATTTCGAGCCCGTTTCTATACGCGAGTTTAGCCTCATTCTTTTCCATCATTCCGGTTGTAGGAACTTCCGTGGTTTGGCTTCCAATTGGACTTTACATTCTCTTTTTGGAAAATAATCCGATGATGGCCTTCTTTTTTATGGGGAATGCGTTGTTCTTTTATCTCGCTTTGGAAAATTTCGTAAAGCCCAGAATGCTCGATAAGAAATTGCAGGCACATCCACTTCTGATCTTTCTGTCGTTGATCGGAGGAATCAAAGAATTCGGAATCATGGGATTAGTGTTAGGTCCGGTTGTAGTCACGTTAGTTGTCATTCTTTGGGATTTTTGGAAATTATATCGCAAGGAATTAATTTTGAGCAAGGGACATCGGTAG
- the cimA gene encoding (R)-citramalate synthase CimA, with protein MTKTETRLEILDVTLRDGEQTRGVSFSTSEKLNIAKFLLQKLNVDRVEIASARVSKGEFETVQKIIEWAETEQLTERIEILGFVDGNKTVDWIRDSGAKVLNLLTKGSLHHLEKQLNKTPKEFFADVSIVIEYAIKSGLKINVYLEDWSNGFRNSPDYVQALVEHLSKERIERVFLPDTLGVLSPEETFQGVDSLVQKYPNLHFEFHGHNDYDLSVANSLQAIRAGVKGLHASMNGLGERAGNTPLEALVTAIHDKSQAKTNVNELAITEASRLVEVFSGKRISANRPIVGEDVFTQTAGVHADGDKKGNLYANPILPERFGRKRSYALGKLAGKASISENVKQLGMVLSDIVLQKVLERVIELGDQNKLVTPEDLPFIIADVSGRTGEKVLTIKSCNIHSGIGVRPHAQIELEYQGKVHKEISEGDGGYDAFMNALTKITNRLGISIPKLVDYEVRIPPGGKTDALVETMITWNKSLDLEEDQTFKTMGVHPDQTIAAVHATEKMLNQILQPWQT; from the coding sequence ATGACAAAAACAGAGACGCGATTGGAAATTTTAGACGTAACTCTGAGAGACGGAGAACAAACCAGAGGCGTTAGTTTTTCGACTTCTGAAAAACTGAACATTGCCAAATTCTTATTGCAAAAACTCAACGTGGATCGGGTGGAGATTGCCTCTGCAAGAGTTTCCAAAGGAGAATTCGAAACGGTCCAAAAAATCATAGAATGGGCTGAAACAGAACAACTCACAGAAAGAATCGAAATTCTAGGATTTGTGGACGGAAATAAAACCGTAGATTGGATCAGAGATAGCGGCGCAAAGGTTTTGAATCTTCTCACAAAAGGTTCTCTGCATCATCTCGAAAAACAGTTAAACAAAACTCCGAAAGAATTTTTTGCCGACGTTTCCATTGTCATAGAATACGCAATCAAAAGCGGCCTTAAGATAAACGTATATCTCGAAGATTGGTCCAACGGATTTAGAAACAGTCCCGATTACGTCCAAGCACTTGTGGAACATCTAAGTAAGGAACGAATCGAAAGAGTTTTTCTTCCCGATACGTTAGGTGTTCTTTCGCCTGAAGAAACGTTTCAAGGGGTGGACAGTCTCGTTCAAAAGTACCCGAATCTTCATTTCGAATTTCACGGACACAACGATTACGACCTTTCCGTGGCAAACAGCCTTCAGGCGATTCGGGCTGGAGTCAAAGGTCTCCACGCGTCTATGAACGGGCTCGGAGAAAGAGCGGGCAATACTCCACTTGAGGCGCTTGTCACTGCAATTCATGATAAGTCTCAGGCTAAAACGAACGTGAATGAATTGGCCATTACGGAAGCAAGTCGTCTTGTGGAAGTATTCAGCGGAAAAAGAATTTCCGCAAACAGGCCGATCGTCGGAGAAGACGTATTCACTCAAACCGCGGGAGTTCACGCAGACGGAGACAAAAAAGGAAATCTTTATGCGAACCCCATTCTTCCCGAACGTTTTGGAAGAAAAAGAAGTTACGCGTTAGGCAAACTCGCGGGAAAAGCAAGCATCTCCGAAAACGTAAAGCAGCTTGGAATGGTGTTAAGCGACATTGTTCTTCAGAAGGTTCTCGAACGCGTCATCGAACTCGGAGATCAAAACAAACTCGTAACGCCGGAAGATCTTCCGTTTATCATCGCCGACGTCTCCGGAAGAACCGGTGAGAAAGTTCTTACGATCAAATCTTGTAATATTCATTCCGGGATCGGAGTTCGACCTCACGCTCAGATCGAATTGGAATATCAAGGAAAGGTTCATAAGGAAATTTCCGAAGGGGACGGAGGTTACGACGCGTTTATGAATGCGCTCACAAAAATCACGAATCGCCTTGGAATCAGCATTCCTAAGCTGGTAGATTACGAAGTTCGAATTCCCCCCGGAGGAAAAACGGATGCTCTCGTAGAAACTATGATCACTTGGAACAAGTCTTTGGATTTGGAAGAAGATCAGACGTTTAAAACAATGGGGGTTCATCCGGATCAAACGATTGCGGCCGTTCACGCGACTGAAAAAATGCTCAATCAGATTCTTCAGCCATGGCAAACTTAA
- the hslU gene encoding ATP-dependent protease ATPase subunit HslU yields MTDYSKDQDLMLPIEEELTPRQIVTKLDEHIIGQKNAKKAVAIALRNRTRRKKLDLEMREEIYPKNIIMIGPTGVGKTEIARRLSKLCGAPFLKVEATKYTEVGYVGRDVESMIRDLAVISMNLVKQEFRIKVEETAKQKAEEALLDILLPFPAENKYNSGQAADFTTSSPFTDEEERKTRFLETREFMRKKLKTGKLDDQEVELDLPNPSVSQIPMLQVFGAGNLDDLDNQLQNVLGDLLPKKNKKRKLKIPEALKALEEFEADKLLDPDKVQKEALRRVEEMGIIFLDEIDKIAGREGKNGADVSREGVQRDLLPIVEGATVNTKIGPVKTDHILFIAAGAFHMTKPSDLIPELQGRFPIRVELEKLSRADFEKILTAPRSSLTRQYEALLFTDGIQLEFSSDGIQEIARIAYDMNEKHENIGARRLNTILERLLEEVSFEGPDLPENQKKVNIDGKYVMDRLQGVIQDKDLSQYIL; encoded by the coding sequence ATGACAGATTACTCCAAAGACCAAGACCTTATGTTGCCGATCGAAGAAGAACTGACTCCTCGCCAGATCGTCACAAAATTGGACGAACATATCATCGGCCAGAAAAATGCGAAAAAGGCGGTTGCAATCGCTCTTAGAAACAGAACTAGACGCAAAAAACTGGACCTTGAAATGAGAGAAGAAATTTATCCGAAGAATATTATCATGATCGGACCTACCGGGGTCGGTAAAACGGAAATTGCGAGAAGACTCTCTAAACTTTGCGGAGCTCCATTTTTAAAAGTAGAAGCCACAAAATACACCGAAGTCGGTTATGTCGGAAGAGACGTTGAATCCATGATTCGGGATCTCGCGGTCATATCGATGAATCTTGTAAAACAGGAATTTAGAATCAAGGTAGAAGAGACCGCAAAACAAAAGGCGGAAGAGGCTTTACTTGATATTCTTCTTCCCTTTCCGGCTGAGAATAAATATAATTCCGGACAAGCCGCCGACTTTACGACTTCTTCTCCTTTTACAGACGAAGAAGAAAGAAAAACTCGTTTTCTCGAAACCAGAGAATTCATGAGAAAAAAATTAAAAACGGGAAAATTAGACGATCAGGAAGTAGAATTGGATCTTCCGAACCCTAGCGTATCTCAGATTCCAATGCTTCAGGTTTTTGGAGCGGGGAATTTGGACGATTTAGACAACCAACTTCAGAACGTTTTGGGAGATTTGCTTCCCAAAAAAAATAAAAAACGTAAACTCAAAATTCCAGAAGCCCTTAAGGCATTAGAAGAATTCGAAGCGGATAAACTTTTGGATCCGGATAAGGTACAAAAAGAAGCTCTGCGAAGAGTGGAAGAAATGGGAATCATATTTTTGGATGAGATCGATAAGATCGCAGGAAGAGAAGGAAAAAATGGGGCAGACGTTTCCAGAGAAGGGGTTCAAAGAGATCTTCTTCCGATCGTGGAAGGGGCGACAGTGAACACAAAAATCGGTCCCGTAAAAACCGATCATATCCTTTTTATAGCCGCAGGCGCGTTTCACATGACGAAACCTTCCGATCTAATCCCAGAACTGCAGGGAAGATTTCCGATTCGTGTCGAACTCGAAAAACTTTCGAGGGCGGATTTTGAAAAGATTCTGACGGCTCCTCGATCTTCTCTCACGAGACAGTACGAGGCTTTGCTTTTTACGGATGGAATTCAGTTAGAGTTTTCTTCGGACGGAATTCAAGAAATCGCAAGAATCGCATACGACATGAACGAGAAACACGAGAATATTGGAGCCAGAAGACTCAACACAATTTTAGAACGTCTTCTTGAGGAAGTAAGTTTTGAAGGCCCCGATCTTCCGGAGAACCAAAAGAAAGTAAACATTGACGGAAAATATGTTATGGATCGTTTGCAAGGTGTGATTCAAGATAAGGATCTCAGCCAGTATATTCTCTAA
- the xseA gene encoding exodeoxyribonuclease VII large subunit: MEDSKPLTVSEVTRILKNLITGSKDLKNIWVRGEISNYSKASSGHIYFSLKDSSSLMRCTFFNYSNKNYSGKPLSDGKEVQVYGTVTLYEAGGSYNLNVTRVEELGQGDILLQIEKLKQKLAAEGIFDPERKRRIPSFPKTLGIATSPSGAAIEDIIKIARSRFPGINILISPCFVQGDEAPDSIAAAIEELNHPSWEVDVIIAGRGGGSFEDLMAFNDEKVVRAYANSRIPIISAVGHQTDVLLTDFAADHSTPTPTAAAEYAIPKEEDVLQFLTQLEGRLKTSLLARISSSKDRLRLLSGKFIFKEPMQLLNQRNQRLDEIGVRLQKALFNKVGLARVRLERYEDLTSKMRNIFFHKKQRAEFWTTKVEDLSPPATMKRGYSILRNQKGKIIRSPEETKPEEELQVLLSGGTIEVIRKGK; the protein is encoded by the coding sequence TTGGAAGATTCCAAACCACTTACCGTTTCGGAAGTCACGAGAATCCTTAAGAATCTAATCACAGGATCCAAAGATTTAAAGAATATCTGGGTTCGAGGAGAAATTTCCAATTATAGCAAAGCCAGTTCGGGGCATATTTATTTCTCCCTTAAAGATTCAAGTTCGCTAATGCGATGCACTTTTTTCAACTACTCGAACAAAAATTATTCCGGAAAGCCCCTCTCCGATGGAAAGGAAGTTCAGGTATATGGAACGGTTACACTCTACGAAGCTGGAGGTTCTTACAATCTCAATGTGACTCGAGTGGAAGAATTGGGACAAGGGGATATTTTACTCCAAATCGAAAAGCTCAAACAGAAGCTCGCGGCCGAAGGAATCTTTGATCCGGAACGAAAAAGAAGAATTCCCTCCTTTCCGAAAACTCTCGGAATTGCAACTTCTCCCTCCGGCGCGGCAATAGAAGATATTATCAAAATCGCCCGTTCCCGTTTTCCGGGAATTAACATTCTCATTTCTCCTTGTTTCGTTCAAGGAGACGAAGCCCCGGACTCAATCGCCGCCGCAATCGAGGAACTGAATCATCCCAGTTGGGAGGTCGACGTAATCATAGCAGGTAGAGGAGGAGGCAGTTTCGAAGACCTGATGGCGTTTAACGACGAAAAGGTGGTTCGGGCTTACGCAAATTCCAGAATTCCTATTATCTCCGCGGTGGGCCACCAAACCGACGTTTTATTAACCGACTTTGCGGCAGACCATTCTACTCCGACTCCCACCGCGGCGGCAGAATATGCGATTCCTAAAGAAGAAGATGTGCTTCAATTCTTAACCCAATTGGAAGGAAGATTGAAAACCTCTTTACTTGCAAGAATTTCATCCAGCAAAGACAGACTCAGACTTTTATCCGGAAAGTTTATTTTTAAGGAACCGATGCAACTTCTCAACCAGAGAAACCAAAGATTGGATGAGATTGGAGTGCGTTTGCAAAAGGCTCTATTCAACAAAGTGGGTCTGGCCCGAGTTCGATTGGAGCGATATGAGGATCTTACATCCAAGATGCGGAATATTTTTTTTCACAAAAAACAAAGGGCAGAATTTTGGACTACGAAGGTGGAAGATCTTTCTCCGCCAGCCACAATGAAGCGGGGATATTCGATTCTTAGAAACCAAAAAGGAAAAATCATACGATCTCCGGAAGAAACAAAGCCGGAAGAAGAATTGCAAGTTTTACTTTCGGGTGGAACAATAGAAGTGATCAGAAAAGGAAAATAA